Genomic DNA from Mucilaginibacter terrenus:
ACAGGCAACCGTGTACAGTGTAGGGCGGGGCGTAGTAACTGTCGCCTTTGCGGATGATCTTCACCGTATCTCCCATGGTCATCTCGAACGCGCCGCTTTCCACATAAGTAACCTGGGCATGCGGATGGCTGTGCAGCTCGCCACGGCCACCTTTGTCGAATTTAACTTTTACCATCATCAGCTTATCGTCGTACCCAAGCACTTTACGCTTAACGCCAGGTGCAACGTTATGCCAGTCGGTGTCTTCCTCAAATTGAAATAGCGTGCTCTGTATCATATCAGTTCTTTAAAGTACCGGCT
This window encodes:
- a CDS encoding cupin domain-containing protein; translation: MIQSTLFQFEEDTDWHNVAPGVKRKVLGYDDKLMMVKVKFDKGGRGELHSHPHAQVTYVESGAFEMTMGDTVKIIRKGDSYYAPPYTVHGCLCLEDGMLVDAFSPVRWDFLNTNANNYTL